Proteins encoded within one genomic window of Prosthecobacter algae:
- a CDS encoding D-alanyl-D-alanine carboxypeptidase family protein, translated as MTTFPKTTFRRWIALLALLPLTGCEDPQRELKLQWREDEVNKKEAAIIQRELALTKEKQVMEGNRLDLLAKEKSVALLQKQLAVEVEKTKRVRHEVEIRELRGPIPQVSADRVIVVDAASDEILFEKNPDKRGAIASTTKLLTALLVVEAGDLDKIVTVELSDTQCSPVRLGLKVGEQFTRRQLLTAMLVKSSNDIAQALARDNAGSVEAFAAKMNEKCLALGLQDSHYVNPHGLPSRNDDEPFSTARDLSRIAKACDVRPEIREIVKLQKYSFKWPNGRVTELSNTNRVLRSAGYCDGMKTGYTDAAGYCLVASGERNGRRRIVVVLNDTEGGVWKDAQALLDWALKA; from the coding sequence ATGACCACTTTCCCAAAAACCACATTCCGCCGGTGGATCGCTCTGCTGGCCCTGCTGCCCCTCACCGGCTGTGAAGACCCCCAGCGCGAACTGAAACTCCAGTGGCGCGAAGACGAGGTCAACAAAAAGGAGGCCGCCATCATCCAGCGCGAGCTCGCCCTCACCAAGGAAAAGCAGGTGATGGAAGGCAACCGCCTGGACCTCCTCGCCAAGGAAAAGAGCGTTGCCCTTTTGCAGAAGCAGCTCGCCGTTGAGGTGGAAAAAACTAAGCGCGTGCGCCATGAGGTGGAGATCCGCGAGCTGCGCGGCCCCATCCCCCAGGTCAGTGCGGACCGCGTCATCGTGGTGGATGCCGCCTCGGACGAGATCCTCTTTGAAAAAAACCCGGACAAGCGGGGTGCCATCGCCAGCACCACCAAGCTGCTGACCGCCCTGCTGGTGGTGGAAGCCGGTGACCTGGACAAAATCGTGACGGTGGAGTTGAGCGATACCCAGTGCTCCCCCGTGCGCCTCGGCTTGAAAGTGGGCGAGCAGTTCACCCGCCGCCAGTTGCTGACCGCCATGCTGGTGAAAAGCTCCAACGACATCGCCCAGGCCCTGGCCCGTGACAATGCGGGCAGCGTCGAGGCCTTTGCCGCCAAGATGAACGAGAAGTGCCTCGCTCTCGGCCTGCAGGACAGCCATTACGTGAACCCTCACGGCCTGCCTTCCCGCAATGATGACGAGCCCTTCAGCACCGCCCGGGATCTCAGCCGCATCGCCAAGGCCTGTGACGTGAGGCCCGAGATCCGCGAGATCGTGAAGCTGCAAAAGTACAGCTTCAAGTGGCCCAATGGCCGCGTGACGGAGCTCTCCAACACCAACCGGGTGCTGCGCAGTGCAGGCTACTGCGACGGCATGAAGACAGGCTACACCGATGCCGCCGGCTATTGCCTGGTGGCCAGCGGGGAGCGCAATGGCCGCCGCCGCATCGTCGTCGTGCTCAATGATACCGAAGGCGGTGTCTGGAAAGATGCTCAAGCCCTCCTGGACTGGGCATTGAAGGCCTAA
- a CDS encoding class I SAM-dependent methyltransferase, protein MPDSPAAEFDAYAGDYDAALNRGLKFTGETKEYFAETRIRWLKDRLSAQGAHPRTCLDFGCGTGTSASLLMEGLHLDQYIGYDPSSESVAEAAKDHPNGNYAFVHEPDLLPKDHFDLAFCNGVFHHIPVAARAEAFRRVYQSVKPGGWFAFWENNKWNPIVHLLMSRVPFDRDAIMLFPGEAAGQMKAAGFSITLRDYLFVFPASLKFLRPLEPALCKLPAGGQYLVLARKN, encoded by the coding sequence ATGCCCGACTCTCCTGCCGCCGAATTCGATGCCTACGCGGGCGACTACGATGCCGCCTTGAACCGCGGGTTGAAATTCACCGGGGAGACCAAGGAATACTTTGCCGAAACCCGCATCCGCTGGCTGAAGGACCGCCTCAGCGCGCAAGGTGCGCACCCGCGCACCTGCCTGGACTTTGGCTGCGGCACGGGCACCTCCGCCTCGCTGCTGATGGAGGGCCTGCATCTGGACCAGTACATCGGCTACGATCCCTCCAGTGAATCCGTGGCTGAGGCGGCCAAGGACCACCCGAACGGCAACTACGCCTTTGTGCATGAGCCGGACCTTCTGCCGAAAGACCACTTCGACCTCGCCTTCTGCAACGGCGTCTTTCATCACATCCCGGTCGCTGCTCGAGCCGAGGCCTTCCGCCGCGTTTATCAGAGCGTCAAGCCCGGCGGCTGGTTTGCTTTTTGGGAGAACAACAAGTGGAACCCCATCGTGCATCTGCTGATGAGCCGCGTGCCTTTTGACCGCGATGCCATCATGCTTTTCCCAGGCGAGGCCGCTGGGCAAATGAAGGCGGCTGGTTTCAGCATCACCCTCCGCGATTATCTCTTTGTCTTTCCCGCCAGCCTGAAGTTCCTGCGCCCGCTGGAACCCGCCCTCTGCAAGCTGCCTGCGGGTGGGCAGTATCTGGTTTTGGCCCGCAAGAACTGA